The genomic interval GGTCATGTTCAGATTTTGCCGCAAAGTATGCTATAGTTATGTCTGAATCAGAATCTCCAACCTCGGCACGAGTGGAAGCATTTAACGTGTTTTGCATGTCTTTGCGTGTGAACCTTAGGTTTTGAGGCCCCTCTACCTGATCAGCCATGTAATCCATGAATTGACAAGTCTTCACACCAACATGCCTTAATGTCTTTGCTTGCCCAAGTTCTGCATCAGTAACCTTTCGATGTGAACGAATGAGATGAACTTCATTATTAGAAGCCAAATGATGGTTGTGCTCAGGCCTGAATTCTTTGGCGATGTATTTACCAACTGATTCATCGTAATTCACTCGAAATGATGCCCGACACCCGGTTCGTGTTATAAGTCGTGGTTCTCGCACCCTACTGCAATTTTGAGATTGTCTTTCATCTCTTACTCCTTCGAAATGACAAACCCAACGTCGAATTGTGATTCGTCCAGATTTTTTTCCGCGCCGCATATTATCTTTCCTAACACCAAAACCAATCATTCGGGCATAATTATTATACCACAGTTGTGCATCCTCTACTGAGTTAAAATGTCTGTCAAGTACGTCCGATGCCTGTAAACCAACCTTTGGAGCAATGGATATTCCTAGGTTGCTGGAACTATGTGAGCTACTCATATTTAACCCCTGTTCAGCCAAAACTTTGTTAATAACATAATTCACA from Citrus sinensis cultivar Valencia sweet orange chromosome 9, DVS_A1.0, whole genome shotgun sequence carries:
- the LOC107176566 gene encoding protein FAR1-RELATED SEQUENCE 5-like; amino-acid sequence: MSSSHSSSNLGISIAPKVGLQASDVLDRHFNSVEDAQLWYNNYARMIGFGVRKDNMRRGKKSGRITIRRWVCHFEGVRDERQSQNCSRVREPRLITRTGCRASFRVNYDESVGKYIAKEFRPEHNHHLASNNEVHLIRSHRKVTDAELGQAKTLRHVGVKTCQFMDYMADQVEGPQNLRFTRKDMQNTLNASTRAEVGDSDSDITIAYFAAKSEHDPRLCFEYTLDDENILQNLFWADCVARYDYQCFGDVLAFDATYKTNAYHKPLVTLVGTNHHFRTTVFGFALLADKTIDLYTWLL